Proteins co-encoded in one Christiangramia fulva genomic window:
- the rpmB gene encoding 50S ribosomal protein L28: MSRVCELTGKRAMVGNNVSHAMNKTKRKFNANLVKKRFYIPEEDRWVTLKVSTSALKDINKKGISAVIKEARAKGFLKK, from the coding sequence ATGTCAAGAGTTTGTGAACTTACCGGGAAAAGAGCAATGGTTGGGAACAATGTTTCTCACGCTATGAACAAGACCAAACGTAAATTCAATGCGAATTTGGTTAAAAAACGTTTTTACATCCCTGAAGAAGACAGATGGGTAACTTTAAAAGTATCTACATCTGCGTTAAAAGATATTAACAAGAAAGGAATCTCTGCCGTGATCAAAGAGGCCAGAGCTAAAGGATTTCTTAAGAAATAA
- the rpmG gene encoding 50S ribosomal protein L33: MAKKGNRVQVILECTEHKASGQPGTSRYITTKNKKNTPDRLELKKFNPVLKKMTVHKEIK; the protein is encoded by the coding sequence ATGGCAAAGAAAGGTAACAGAGTTCAGGTAATCCTTGAATGTACAGAACATAAAGCATCTGGACAACCAGGTACTTCAAGATATATCACAACCAAGAATAAAAAGAACACTCCAGACAGACTTGAGTTGAAGAAATTCAACCCGGTTCTTAAGAAGATGACTGTTCATAAAGAAATAAAATAA
- the ftsY gene encoding signal recognition particle-docking protein FtsY: protein MSLFKKIFSKEKKENLDKGLEKSKTSFFDKMSKAVAGKSKVDDEVLDELEEVLVRSDVGVATTIKIINRIEERVARDKYVGTDELNKILREEIAALLSENNTGEYAELDIPADKRPYVIMVVGVNGVGKTTTIGKLAHQFKSQGKKVVLGAADTFRAAAIDQLQIWADRTGVPIIKQKMGSDPASVAFDTIQHAVKMDADVVLIDTAGRLHNKVNLMKELSKVKRVMQKTIAEAPHEVLLVLDGSTGQNAFEQAKQFTAATEVTSLAVTKLDGTAKGGVVIGISDQFKIPVKYIGVGEGVEDLQVFNKYEFVDSFFK from the coding sequence ATGAGTTTATTTAAAAAGATATTTTCTAAGGAAAAAAAGGAAAACCTCGATAAAGGACTGGAAAAATCAAAAACCAGTTTCTTTGATAAAATGAGCAAGGCCGTTGCCGGAAAATCGAAGGTCGACGATGAGGTGCTTGATGAACTTGAAGAAGTGCTGGTGAGAAGTGATGTAGGTGTTGCTACAACCATTAAGATCATCAACAGAATAGAAGAGCGCGTGGCCCGTGATAAATATGTTGGCACCGATGAACTAAACAAAATTCTTCGCGAAGAGATCGCCGCCTTGCTTTCAGAAAATAATACAGGCGAGTATGCCGAACTTGATATTCCTGCCGATAAAAGGCCTTATGTGATCATGGTCGTGGGAGTGAATGGGGTTGGAAAAACTACTACTATCGGAAAACTTGCACATCAGTTTAAAAGTCAGGGTAAAAAAGTGGTTTTAGGCGCAGCCGATACCTTCCGTGCAGCCGCGATCGACCAGCTTCAGATCTGGGCCGATAGAACCGGCGTTCCAATCATCAAACAGAAAATGGGTAGTGATCCGGCTTCCGTGGCGTTTGATACCATTCAGCATGCCGTAAAAATGGACGCCGATGTGGTTTTAATCGATACCGCGGGTCGACTTCATAATAAAGTGAACTTGATGAAAGAGCTTTCCAAGGTGAAAAGGGTGATGCAGAAGACCATTGCTGAAGCTCCTCATGAGGTTTTGCTGGTTCTGGACGGGTCTACCGGCCAGAATGCGTTTGAACAGGCAAAACAATTTACCGCAGCTACTGAAGTCACTTCTCTTGCAGTTACCAAACTCGACGGTACGGCTAAAGGCGGAGTGGTAATAGGCATCAGCGATCAGTTTAAAATTCCTGTGAAGTATATTGGAGTGGGAGAAGGGGTTGAAGATCTTCAGGTATTTAATAAATATGAATTTGTAGATTCCTTCTTTAAATAA
- a CDS encoding fumarylacetoacetate hydrolase family protein, translating to MKIICVGRNYAKHIEELQNEKPEEPVLFHKPDTSVLLKKQPFFIPDFSDDVHYEVEVLVKINKIGKHIQEKFAHKYYEEIGLGIDFTARDLQQKLKEKGLPWEKAKGFDGAAVIGDKWFNKKDLPALDNLEFSLKKNEETVQAANTSLMLWKIDELIAYISTYFTLKIGDIIFTGTPAGVGKVSPDDRLTGFLNNQKMFSIKVK from the coding sequence ATGAAAATTATCTGTGTAGGCCGTAATTACGCGAAGCATATCGAGGAACTTCAGAATGAAAAACCTGAGGAACCAGTGCTTTTTCACAAACCCGATACTTCAGTTTTATTAAAGAAACAGCCTTTTTTTATTCCTGATTTTTCTGATGATGTGCATTATGAGGTGGAGGTTCTGGTTAAGATCAATAAGATCGGAAAGCATATTCAGGAGAAATTCGCTCATAAGTATTACGAGGAAATCGGCCTGGGAATTGATTTCACCGCGCGCGACCTTCAGCAAAAATTAAAAGAAAAAGGCCTTCCGTGGGAAAAAGCTAAAGGATTCGACGGTGCCGCGGTGATAGGTGATAAGTGGTTTAATAAGAAAGATTTGCCTGCGCTAGACAATCTTGAATTTAGCCTTAAAAAAAATGAAGAGACAGTACAGGCGGCCAATACCTCTTTGATGCTTTGGAAAATTGACGAATTAATTGCCTATATTTCGACATATTTCACCCTGAAAATAGGGGATATCATATTTACGGGAACTCCGGCGGGCGTAGGGAAAGTTTCTCCCGATGACCGGTTAACCGGATTCCTGAACAACCAAAAAATGTTTTCAATAAAAGTAAAATAA
- a CDS encoding 3'-5' exonuclease, with product MELNLTRPICFFDLETTGTNICHDRIVEIAILKVFPNGNKESHSWLVNPEREIPAEVVAIHGISNEKVANEPTFQELATKVHDLIKGCDLAGYNSNRFDIPLLVEELLRAGIDFEMKNVVAVDVQTIFHKKEQRTLSAAYQFYCEKNLEDAHSAEADTEATYEVLKSQLDRYEDLENDIKWLSGYSSRKKAVDFAGFIALDKKGKEVFTFGKYKGKSVERVLEEEPGYFGWIQNADFPLYTKKVLTAIKLRKLNNKLS from the coding sequence ATGGAGCTTAATCTTACGCGGCCAATCTGTTTTTTTGATCTGGAAACTACCGGTACCAATATCTGTCATGATCGAATTGTTGAAATTGCCATTTTGAAGGTTTTTCCCAATGGAAATAAAGAAAGCCACAGCTGGCTGGTAAATCCGGAGCGGGAGATCCCTGCAGAAGTGGTTGCGATTCACGGTATATCTAATGAAAAAGTAGCCAATGAACCTACTTTTCAGGAATTGGCAACCAAGGTTCACGATCTTATAAAAGGCTGTGACCTGGCAGGTTATAATTCTAACCGTTTTGATATTCCATTGCTGGTAGAAGAACTGCTCCGGGCGGGAATCGATTTTGAAATGAAAAATGTGGTGGCTGTAGATGTTCAAACGATTTTTCATAAAAAAGAACAGCGAACGCTTTCTGCGGCATACCAGTTTTACTGTGAAAAAAACCTGGAAGATGCCCATAGTGCTGAAGCCGATACTGAAGCTACTTACGAAGTACTGAAATCTCAGCTTGATAGATACGAGGATCTTGAGAATGATATCAAATGGCTTTCAGGATATAGCTCCAGGAAGAAAGCAGTCGATTTTGCAGGATTTATTGCTCTGGATAAAAAAGGGAAAGAGGTTTTTACCTTCGGAAAATATAAAGGAAAAAGCGTAGAACGGGTGCTGGAAGAGGAGCCAGGATATTTTGGGTGGATACAGAATGCCGATTTTCCTTTATACACAAAAAAGGTCCTGACGGCGATTAAATTGCGAAAGCTGAATAATAAATTGTCGTAA
- a CDS encoding competence/damage-inducible protein A, translating to MKAEIVTIGDEILIGQIVDTNSVFIAQELTKIGISVHQITSIQDEREHILKTIEGAMLRADIVIMTGGLGPTKDDITKKCLCEFFDDELELNKDVLKHIKELFDKYIETPFSDLNRDQALLPKKATVLHNEYGTAAGMWFEKDGKVVISLPGVPFEMKELITREVVPRLMQNFSREYIIYKTVVTYGVGESEIARRIEDWENNLPEGIKLAYLPNLGKVRLRLTAKGDNEQNLRNAIENQITSLHEFIGDIISGYEEDEPLEVAIGRLLAQNSWKLSTAESCTGGRLATKFSKAPGSSASFSGSVVCYATPSKTELLGVSEKLIEEKSVVSAEVAQAMAKGAREKFHTEFSIATTGNAGPTKGDSDAEVGTVFIAIATPQKVFSEEFNFGNHREKVIGKAVNKAMKMLQEAIFEYRENLEQK from the coding sequence ATGAAAGCTGAAATTGTTACCATTGGTGACGAGATACTCATTGGCCAGATTGTAGATACCAATTCGGTTTTTATTGCCCAAGAACTTACCAAAATTGGAATTTCTGTTCATCAAATCACTTCCATTCAGGATGAACGTGAGCACATATTAAAAACCATAGAGGGAGCAATGCTCCGTGCAGATATTGTGATCATGACCGGTGGACTGGGGCCCACCAAAGACGATATTACCAAAAAATGTCTCTGTGAATTCTTTGATGATGAACTGGAGCTAAACAAAGATGTCCTCAAGCATATCAAAGAGCTTTTCGATAAGTATATAGAAACTCCCTTTTCCGATCTTAATCGCGATCAGGCCCTTTTGCCAAAAAAAGCTACAGTGCTCCATAATGAATATGGAACCGCTGCTGGTATGTGGTTCGAGAAAGACGGAAAAGTAGTGATCTCCCTTCCGGGAGTACCTTTCGAAATGAAGGAACTCATCACCAGAGAAGTGGTTCCGCGCCTGATGCAGAATTTTTCGCGGGAATATATTATTTATAAAACGGTGGTTACCTACGGGGTGGGTGAAAGTGAAATTGCGCGTCGTATTGAGGACTGGGAAAACAACCTGCCTGAAGGTATTAAGCTGGCTTATCTTCCAAATCTTGGAAAGGTGCGCTTACGGCTTACTGCTAAAGGAGATAATGAGCAGAACCTCAGAAATGCCATTGAGAATCAGATAACCAGTCTGCACGAGTTTATTGGAGACATTATTTCCGGCTATGAAGAAGATGAACCTTTAGAAGTCGCTATTGGCAGGCTTCTGGCTCAGAATAGCTGGAAGCTTTCAACTGCTGAAAGTTGTACTGGTGGAAGGCTGGCTACCAAGTTTTCAAAAGCTCCGGGCTCTTCGGCATCTTTCAGCGGAAGCGTGGTTTGTTATGCAACACCATCTAAAACCGAACTTTTAGGTGTTTCAGAAAAACTGATCGAAGAAAAGTCTGTGGTCAGTGCAGAAGTCGCTCAGGCCATGGCCAAAGGAGCCCGCGAAAAATTTCACACCGAATTTTCCATAGCGACAACGGGAAATGCCGGGCCCACAAAAGGAGATAGCGATGCTGAAGTTGGGACGGTGTTTATTGCCATTGCGACTCCGCAGAAAGTGTTCAGTGAAGAATTCAATTTTGGGAACCACCGCGAAAAAGTGATAGGAAAAGCGGTTAATAAGGCCATGAAAATGCTTCAGGAAGCCATTTTTGAATACCGCGAGAACCTGGAACAGAAATAA
- a CDS encoding amidase family protein, with the protein MKKSVLLLLMAFAMLACKNDSQNDQENIQTETDSTDTVKEMEFKVVDSKYINNDSLWMPFESALANFSETRYNEVKDLVFEKPIPEIQEAVKSGKLSYEEIALFYLKRIKKYDRNNELSLNSVIALNPDLLKEAREKDEQLKKNPDHNPIYGIPVLLKDNIDAEGMPTTAGAAALQENNANDAVIVKRLRENGALILGKANLSEWAYFFCGECPSGYSAVGGQTLNPYGRKILDTGGSSSGSGVAVAANLAPVAVGSETSGSILSPSSQNSVVGLKPTIGLLSRGGIVPISSTLDTPGPMTKFVVDNAILLSAMTGIDKKDPASAAAGKDARDYYKDLKEVVLTGKRFGAIKALMKDTLYMRAVNDLKNAGAEIVEFEAEDIDLPNFTRLLNLDMKKDLPAYFQNYGGDVDFENVGDVVEYNNQDSLKRAPYGQALFLGILKDSATAEEFAAIKDTLRRNGTRFFEKPMKEHNLDAVLSINNYHAGYAAVAKYPAITVPMGYSSDNHAPEGLTFIGRPFTEQQLLNWAYTFEQTTNRRQTPDNYNE; encoded by the coding sequence ATGAAAAAATCAGTACTTCTTTTGCTCATGGCCTTTGCGATGCTGGCCTGTAAAAACGACTCGCAAAACGATCAGGAAAATATACAAACTGAAACCGATTCTACCGATACGGTTAAGGAAATGGAATTCAAGGTCGTCGACTCCAAATATATCAATAATGACAGCCTTTGGATGCCTTTTGAAAGCGCGCTAGCCAATTTTTCTGAAACCCGATACAACGAAGTAAAAGACCTGGTTTTTGAAAAGCCTATTCCCGAAATCCAGGAAGCGGTTAAAAGCGGAAAACTTAGTTACGAAGAAATCGCTCTTTTTTACCTTAAGAGAATCAAAAAGTACGACCGCAACAATGAGCTTTCCCTGAATTCGGTGATCGCTCTGAATCCTGATCTACTGAAAGAAGCCCGCGAAAAAGACGAACAGCTTAAAAAAAATCCCGATCATAATCCTATTTACGGAATTCCGGTATTGTTGAAAGATAATATCGATGCCGAAGGAATGCCTACTACGGCCGGGGCTGCTGCCCTTCAGGAGAACAATGCCAACGACGCCGTTATTGTAAAGCGTTTAAGGGAAAACGGTGCTCTTATTTTAGGAAAAGCGAATCTGAGCGAATGGGCTTATTTCTTTTGCGGCGAATGTCCCAGCGGATATTCTGCCGTGGGTGGGCAAACTCTTAACCCTTATGGAAGAAAGATACTCGATACCGGGGGGTCCAGCTCGGGAAGTGGTGTCGCCGTGGCAGCTAATTTAGCTCCGGTAGCCGTTGGTTCAGAGACGTCGGGATCTATCCTTTCTCCGTCAAGCCAGAATTCGGTTGTTGGTTTAAAACCTACTATCGGACTTCTTAGCCGTGGCGGAATTGTTCCAATCTCAAGCACCCTCGATACTCCAGGCCCGATGACCAAATTTGTGGTTGATAATGCTATTTTGCTTTCCGCTATGACTGGTATTGATAAAAAAGATCCTGCTTCGGCAGCTGCAGGCAAAGATGCCCGGGACTATTATAAAGACTTAAAAGAAGTCGTTCTTACCGGAAAACGCTTTGGTGCCATCAAAGCTCTTATGAAAGATACTTTGTATATGCGCGCCGTCAACGATCTTAAAAATGCAGGTGCCGAAATTGTGGAATTTGAGGCAGAAGATATCGATCTTCCAAATTTCACCAGATTGCTCAACCTCGATATGAAAAAGGATCTTCCCGCTTATTTTCAGAATTATGGCGGCGATGTGGATTTTGAAAATGTGGGTGATGTTGTGGAATATAATAATCAGGATTCGTTAAAAAGAGCTCCTTACGGGCAGGCCCTTTTTCTCGGAATTCTCAAAGATTCGGCAACTGCTGAAGAATTCGCGGCCATAAAAGATACCTTGCGACGAAATGGAACCCGTTTCTTTGAAAAGCCAATGAAAGAACACAATCTTGATGCGGTCCTTTCCATCAATAACTATCATGCGGGTTACGCGGCGGTGGCTAAATATCCGGCGATTACCGTACCAATGGGTTACAGCAGCGATAATCATGCTCCCGAAGGACTCACTTTTATAGGAAGACCTTTTACCGAGCAACAATTGTTGAACTGGGCCTATACTTTTGAACAAACCACGAATCGCAGACAAACCCCAGACAATTATAATGAGTAA
- a CDS encoding Hpt domain-containing protein, with protein sequence MDSYNLDEVREMAGGDEEFMKTVVETFLEEIPPDVAAMNDAIQNDNPSLSYQYAHKMKPNLQLFGLNLMDQIRIIEAWSKQGQRKDEVPDAAAAITKKVDEAVVALKNDFDL encoded by the coding sequence ATGGATAGCTACAATCTTGACGAGGTTCGTGAAATGGCCGGGGGCGATGAAGAATTTATGAAAACCGTGGTCGAGACTTTCCTTGAGGAAATCCCGCCAGATGTCGCAGCGATGAACGATGCCATACAAAATGATAATCCTTCGCTCTCCTATCAATATGCGCATAAAATGAAGCCAAATCTTCAGCTTTTTGGCCTGAATTTAATGGATCAGATTCGTATCATTGAGGCCTGGTCTAAACAGGGACAGAGAAAGGATGAAGTTCCTGATGCTGCCGCGGCTATCACTAAAAAAGTTGATGAAGCCGTAGTTGCTCTAAAAAATGATTTTGACCTCTAA
- a CDS encoding S41 family peptidase, whose protein sequence is MRKIFFAIFIAFLALTMSAQEDVHWLRYPSISPDGKTIIFGYMGNLYRVNTSGGVATPVTTGDAYDMRPVWSSDGKTLAFASDRYGNFDVYTMPAEGGTPVRITYNSSDDYPYDFTPDNQEVLFGSGRNAPAKSVRFPSPGLFNNLYTIPVKGGRPVLLSAAGAEEATYNNDGSKLVFQDRKGYEDAFRKHHTSAVTRDVWLYDINNNLYDQLSTFKGENREPVFSSDGTSVYFLNEKDGTQNLYKMPVSGGSETQLTTFKDFPVRHLSISNDDLISFTWQGDVYTLSPGGTPQKLNIQVNDDAGYEPIENMDINTVTEFAVSPNNKEIAFVNRGEVFVTGVDDSRTKRITNTPEQERMISWSPDGKTLLFSGERDGSWNVYKVTLTHPEEEYFYASTVLNTEPIIATEAEEFQPKYSPDGKKIAFIEERNILVIKDLDSKKKTTVFPEGRNYSYSDGDWFYQWSPDSRWLLVDDQKGYVFNNNTALIKADGSGEIFHPVNSGFGESNPKWAMKGKMMTYESSKEGRRSLAMQGSSEVDIYGVFFDQEAYDKYMLSKEEYELLNDREQKEKVEQEKKAKEEENKKSKKKNDEKKEEPLQLNLKNLEQRREKLTINSSSISDYVLNKDASKVYYLSSFEKGYDLWVTEPRTRETKILAKLGGSPSGIEISDDDKTLFLSNNGKLVKVDTESGKVTNIEIAGDMMVNAAAEREYIFNHAWRQVKKKFYDPNLHGVDWKMYKEEYSKFLPYINNNYDFQELLSELLGELNASHTGGRYRPENNGMKTASFGLLYDETYTGNGIKVSEVIAGGPLDKAKSRIKAGDIITKINGEEIGSEENWNKYLLNLEDKNVLLSVKSGDATFEEKLKPISVNEESGLMYRRWVNMMEHKVDSLSNGQLGYLHIRGMNDSSFRDVYESALGKNLSKKALVVDTRFNGGGWLHDDLNTFLSGEEYLKFSPQGHIVKGGEPMTRWTKPSIVVMSESNYSDAFIFPYIYKQNGIGKLVGMPVAGTGTAVWWERQIDPTIVFGIPMIGTIGDEGRPTENLQLEPDILVPLPYKAFLNGKDTQIQAAVNELLKEVNQE, encoded by the coding sequence ATGAGAAAAATTTTCTTTGCGATTTTTATCGCTTTTCTGGCCTTAACTATGAGTGCTCAGGAAGATGTGCATTGGCTGCGATATCCCAGTATCTCTCCTGATGGTAAGACCATTATTTTTGGATATATGGGCAATCTCTATCGCGTAAATACAAGTGGTGGTGTAGCAACTCCTGTCACCACCGGCGATGCTTACGATATGCGTCCGGTGTGGAGCAGTGATGGCAAAACCCTTGCCTTTGCCAGTGATCGGTATGGCAATTTTGATGTTTATACAATGCCTGCCGAAGGCGGAACTCCTGTTAGGATAACCTACAACAGCAGTGATGACTATCCCTATGACTTTACTCCTGATAATCAGGAAGTCCTTTTCGGGAGCGGAAGGAACGCCCCTGCTAAAAGCGTGAGATTTCCCAGCCCCGGACTTTTCAATAATTTATATACAATTCCTGTAAAAGGAGGTCGCCCGGTTCTGCTGTCTGCAGCTGGGGCTGAAGAAGCTACCTACAATAACGACGGCTCAAAACTGGTTTTCCAGGATAGGAAAGGCTATGAGGATGCATTCAGAAAGCATCATACGTCAGCAGTTACGCGCGATGTTTGGTTATATGATATTAATAATAATTTATACGATCAGTTAAGTACTTTTAAAGGGGAGAACCGTGAACCGGTTTTTAGTTCTGATGGAACTTCGGTTTATTTTCTGAATGAAAAAGATGGTACTCAAAACCTATACAAGATGCCTGTAAGTGGTGGTTCAGAAACACAACTTACAACTTTTAAGGATTTTCCGGTTCGACATCTAAGTATTTCTAATGATGACCTGATCTCGTTTACCTGGCAAGGTGATGTTTATACTTTGAGTCCGGGTGGAACGCCTCAAAAACTGAATATTCAGGTTAATGATGATGCGGGTTATGAACCGATTGAAAATATGGATATCAATACGGTAACTGAATTTGCGGTGAGTCCAAATAACAAAGAGATCGCGTTTGTAAACAGAGGTGAGGTTTTTGTAACCGGCGTTGATGATTCCCGCACCAAACGAATAACCAATACCCCGGAGCAGGAGCGCATGATCAGCTGGTCTCCTGATGGAAAAACACTACTTTTTTCCGGAGAAAGAGACGGTAGCTGGAATGTATATAAAGTTACTTTAACACATCCTGAAGAAGAATATTTCTATGCTTCTACCGTATTGAATACTGAGCCTATTATTGCCACCGAGGCAGAAGAATTTCAGCCAAAATATTCACCTGACGGAAAGAAGATCGCTTTTATAGAGGAGCGAAATATCCTGGTTATAAAGGATCTTGACAGCAAGAAGAAAACTACTGTTTTTCCGGAAGGCAGAAACTATTCTTACAGTGACGGCGACTGGTTTTACCAGTGGAGCCCTGATAGCCGGTGGCTGCTGGTAGATGATCAGAAAGGTTATGTTTTCAACAACAATACCGCCCTTATAAAAGCCGATGGATCGGGTGAGATTTTCCACCCGGTAAATAGCGGCTTTGGTGAAAGCAATCCTAAGTGGGCTATGAAAGGGAAAATGATGACCTATGAAAGTAGTAAGGAAGGGCGACGTTCACTGGCAATGCAGGGAAGTTCAGAGGTTGATATTTACGGTGTATTTTTCGACCAGGAGGCCTACGATAAATATATGCTCAGCAAGGAAGAATATGAACTTCTGAACGATCGTGAGCAGAAGGAAAAAGTAGAGCAGGAGAAAAAAGCAAAAGAAGAGGAAAATAAAAAGTCAAAGAAGAAAAATGACGAGAAGAAAGAAGAGCCTCTTCAGCTTAATCTTAAAAACCTTGAGCAGCGAAGAGAAAAACTAACAATTAACAGCTCGAGCATTAGCGATTATGTATTGAATAAAGATGCGAGTAAGGTATACTATCTTTCCTCGTTTGAAAAGGGCTATGACCTTTGGGTGACTGAACCGCGAACTCGCGAGACTAAAATTCTTGCCAAACTTGGTGGATCTCCCAGTGGTATTGAGATTAGTGATGATGATAAGACCTTATTTTTGAGCAATAATGGCAAACTGGTAAAAGTTGATACCGAAAGCGGAAAAGTGACGAATATCGAGATTGCCGGCGATATGATGGTGAATGCCGCTGCAGAAAGGGAATACATCTTCAATCATGCCTGGAGACAGGTGAAGAAGAAATTCTATGATCCCAATTTACATGGAGTTGACTGGAAAATGTATAAAGAGGAATATTCAAAATTCCTTCCGTACATCAATAACAACTATGATTTTCAGGAATTATTGAGCGAGCTTCTTGGAGAACTCAACGCCTCACATACCGGCGGTAGATATCGTCCTGAAAACAATGGTATGAAAACAGCCTCTTTCGGATTGCTTTATGATGAAACCTATACTGGTAACGGAATTAAAGTTTCTGAAGTGATCGCCGGCGGACCGCTCGACAAAGCCAAAAGCCGAATTAAAGCTGGTGATATCATAACTAAGATTAACGGTGAGGAGATTGGCAGCGAGGAGAACTGGAATAAATATTTGCTCAATCTTGAGGATAAAAATGTGCTTTTGAGCGTGAAAAGTGGGGACGCAACTTTCGAAGAAAAGCTCAAGCCTATCTCGGTTAATGAGGAAAGCGGATTGATGTATCGCCGCTGGGTCAATATGATGGAACACAAGGTAGATTCGCTGAGCAATGGCCAGTTGGGTTATCTTCACATCCGCGGTATGAACGATAGCAGTTTCAGGGATGTTTACGAAAGTGCCCTGGGAAAAAATCTCAGTAAAAAAGCGCTTGTGGTCGATACCCGCTTTAATGGGGGTGGATGGCTACACGATGACCTGAATACTTTCTTAAGCGGCGAGGAATATCTGAAATTTTCTCCGCAGGGTCATATTGTGAAAGGTGGCGAGCCTATGACGCGATGGACCAAACCGAGTATCGTGGTGATGAGCGAAAGCAATTATAGCGACGCGTTTATCTTCCCTTATATCTACAAACAAAATGGAATAGGAAAGCTGGTTGGAATGCCGGTTGCCGGTACTGGTACTGCCGTTTGGTGGGAACGCCAGATAGATCCGACGATCGTTTTTGGAATTCCTATGATTGGAACCATTGGTGACGAGGGTAGACCTACCGAAAACCTTCAGCTTGAACCGGATATTTTGGTACCGCTACCTTATAAGGCATTCCTAAATGGAAAGGATACGCAAATTCAGGCCGCTGTGAATGAACTTCTTAAAGAGGTGAATCAGGAATAA
- a CDS encoding aminotransferase class IV has product MNNSAFPSEVYLNGSWLKTEEAKISVFDRGFMHGDGIYEVTPFYNGMAFLLEDHLERLNYCLEQIGLNFDTSEIKNLVYEALERAGLSNSDAAVYMQISRGMAPRTHFIPNDIQPTFLMYAFPATLEGFENKSWKVLLSKDLRWHRCDIKTTSWLANTMANSKSHELGLNETILYRDQVITEGSHSSIFFIKGNSIYTHPEGPAILLGITRKFVIGLCRELGIEIREKPVLLSEIGNIDEIFCTGTTTQIMQVNEMIFEGKSVFKNCRKSETLKKLQSAFKEKTLKL; this is encoded by the coding sequence ATGAATAACTCGGCTTTTCCTTCCGAAGTATATCTAAATGGCAGCTGGCTAAAAACCGAAGAGGCCAAAATATCAGTATTTGATCGTGGGTTTATGCACGGTGATGGTATTTATGAAGTCACCCCTTTTTATAATGGCATGGCTTTTTTGCTGGAAGACCACCTGGAAAGACTCAATTACTGCCTTGAGCAAATTGGACTGAATTTCGATACTTCTGAAATCAAAAATCTCGTTTACGAAGCTTTGGAGCGCGCTGGACTCTCAAATTCTGATGCTGCTGTTTATATGCAGATCAGTCGGGGAATGGCTCCAAGAACTCATTTTATTCCAAACGATATTCAGCCTACTTTTTTGATGTATGCGTTCCCGGCCACCTTGGAAGGCTTTGAAAATAAGAGCTGGAAAGTGCTATTATCTAAAGACCTTCGCTGGCATCGCTGTGACATCAAAACTACGTCCTGGCTGGCTAATACCATGGCCAATTCAAAATCTCATGAACTCGGCCTAAATGAAACTATTCTCTATCGGGACCAGGTAATTACCGAAGGTTCACATTCTTCCATCTTTTTTATTAAAGGAAATTCTATTTATACCCATCCCGAAGGACCTGCTATTCTTTTGGGGATCACGCGTAAATTTGTGATTGGACTTTGCCGGGAACTCGGTATTGAAATTAGGGAAAAACCTGTTCTTTTATCTGAAATCGGAAATATTGATGAGATCTTCTGTACCGGCACCACCACCCAGATCATGCAGGTAAATGAGATGATTTTTGAAGGAAAATCGGTATTTAAAAATTGCCGGAAAAGTGAAACTCTTAAAAAACTTCAATCGGCATTTAAGGAAAAAACTTTAAAACTCTAG
- a CDS encoding DUF4295 domain-containing protein: MAKKSVASIQTGSKRLTKAIKMVKSEKTGAYTFVEQIMAPEDVNDFLKQK; the protein is encoded by the coding sequence ATGGCAAAGAAATCAGTAGCAAGTATTCAAACAGGATCTAAAAGGCTTACCAAAGCTATCAAAATGGTAAAGTCTGAGAAAACCGGTGCCTATACTTTCGTGGAGCAGATCATGGCTCCTGAAGATGTAAACGACTTTTTGAAACAAAAATAA